The Acetobacteroides hydrogenigenes genome contains the following window.
CGCGCTACTTCCGCTTAAGGGTTTGCATTCTGCTATCGGCCATCTCGACAGCATAGGCCAGGTAGCCTACCTCCTTGATGCGCTCGATGCACTTTGCCCTATCCGAGTTAAAGAGCACGCCAAAGAGCTTCGCCATAAAGTTGTTGAAGAGCTTGCAGCGTTGATGCCCTACCGTCTTACAGTCGGCACAGCTGGCGATACCGTTGCTTATACAGCACGAGCGCACCTTACACCAGGTAGCCTTCGCGTTGTCGGCACAACCGGGACACTTTCCGTTAAGTAACCTCCTGCAAGCCCCGCAGTAAAGACCGCAGTAGGCAATCCGCTTTTTATCGGCAGGTATATTCATAATCGATTTGTTAGAAGAGTACGTCAAAATTAGAATAAAATCAAAGCGATGTAAAGCCCTACTTTACCTCGAGCTGAATCTCGGTAAGGCAATTCTGCGGATTCTCAAAATCGCACCGGTGGTACACCTCGCGCGATGCCGTTGTCATCGTCAACCCACCCTTAACCATTTCGCCCATCAGCGCCTCGTAGGCCTTTCCAAGCTCGTTCCACGAGCCCTCGTGCATGGAGCAGGCGCACCTAAACGAGCCTAGGGTAAGAAACGCGACCCCGTTCCTATCCTGCCCTCGCTGTTCAACCGGCACACAAATTAGCAGGTCGAACACCGTTTCGGGATTGCCATCACAGCCCGTGTACTGCCATATTTGGGCTCCGGTTGGCTTAATACCCTGCGCCGCCAGCTCGGCCATCAACCTGTCGGGTGTGCTGCCCACAAACTCCATGATACTCTTTAGCGATGTCTGCACCTTGATGCCGCATACTAGTACTGATTCTACGATTTTTAATTCCATAATAGTTCCGTTTTAATGGTTACGCAGGCAAAGCTACGGCAGGCTACTGACAACCGTATGTCAGCAGCATCAAGTAAAGTTGAAGAAAAAGATGAATCGTCCAAAAAAGTGGGGGAAAGAGCTGATATATCGCTAGGCAATTTCATAACTTGAACAAAATTGAGGAATCAGCATGAAAGCGGTAACGTTCAATCCCACAGAAAACACCTTTGCGGTCAGAGATCTTCCCTTTCCGAAGCTCGGCAGCAACGATGTACTCGTTAAGGTAAAAGCCTGCGGGCTTACCCCCTACGATGCAAAAATCTCGCTTTGGAAGCACATGGTTCCAGGCATGACGGACTCGTGGGTGCCCGGGCTCGACGTCTCGGGCGAGGTGGTCGAGATCGGCAAAAAGGTAACCCGATGGAAACCCGGCGACCGGGTGCTCTACCACGGCTACATGCTCCGCCCGCACGGTGGGTTCGCCGAGTATGCCGTGCAAAACGAGGAAGCCATCCTGCACAATCCGATTCTCCCCCACGACATTGCCGCCGCCACCCCCTACGCCGGATGGACCGCCTTTAGGGGAATAAAAGAGATGCTCAACCTTCGATCGGCCGACTCGCTGCTCATAATTGGAGGGTCGGAAGAGGTTGGCAGCTTTGCAACCCAAATCGCCAGCTACATCGGGGTAAAGAAAATAATCGTCACCTGTCCGAAGGAGAACTTTTCATTCGTTAAGGAGATGGGTGCAACCCATATCATCGACCAAAACAAGGATGACATAGTAAAGAAGGTTATGGAGTATACCGATGGGATTGGAGCCAACAAGGCAATTGATACCATCGGGCCAGACTACGACATCATAGCCGCCAACGCGCTCTCCTTTAACGGTCACCTACTCGAACTCTCGGGATACGTAAGGCCCTCAAAGTACGACGATGCCTTTTTAAAGTCGCTCAGTTTCCACCAGTTTAGCATTGGAGGCGGCTATGGCTACGGCATCCGAGGGCTGCTATCCATACTCGAAACAGGCCGATGCGTAATGGATCTCGTAGAACGAAGCCTTATTGACGTTCCGCTGAAAAAGATAATCTCGTTGGAAGAGGTTCCTCACCACCTCATGGAGATGTTTAGGGGGAAAACGGTAGGTAAAATTGTGATGGAGATAAAAGGGAAATAGATCGGATTCCCATCCAATAGCTCAAAATGCGGAAGATCGCAGAATCTAGCCGCATTTTTTGTGCGATATTTGCGCCAACATTTCACATAGTCGCCACTCGCCATGTACAGCAACATTCGCAATAGAGATTTTCTACCGGAGCTCACCTTTAGCGCCTCGCGCAGCAGCGGAGCCGGAGGACAGAACGTAAATAAGGTAAACACCAAGGTCGAACTTCGATTCGACATTGCCAGCTCATCCATCCTTACCGAAGAGGAAAAAAATCGGCTACTCACCAAACTCGCCAAACGGTTAACCCAAGAAGGAATCCTTATTATCGTCTCGCAAACCGAGCGCACCCAGCTAAAGAATAAGGCCCAGTGCTTGATGAAATTTTACGAACTATTGGAGAGTGCCCTAACGGTTCAAAAGAAGAGGAAGCAAACGAAGCCTACGCTAGCCTCAAAGGCAAAGAAGATGGAAAACAAGAAGCGCCAATCGGAGCGTAAAGCATCAAGGCGTTCGATAGAATACTAGCAATAAGGCCGGTTTTCACCGGCCTTATTCTTTTCCAATACTTTTCCAATACGATTTAAATACTAGCAAGAATTCTCTCTGCAACTTCTTCAACCTCGCCAATACCACTAATGGTAACCGACAAATTCCTATCGACGTAGTACTTGCCTACTGGCTTGGTTTCGCTATGGTATATTTCGATGCGCTTATTCATTACATCGGGATCTTTATCGTCAATCCTATCCGACGTTTTTCCTCTATGTATTCCTCTTGCAATAAGCACCTCGTGAGGTACGTCTAAGAAAAGCACCCGACGTATTGCAACGCCATGCTTTTGAGCAAGCAGATGCAGCGTGTATGCTTGGTTGATGGTTCGAGGATAGCCGTCTAAAATAATACCCTTACCTTTTTTACACTTGATGATCTCGTCTTCTATTAGCTCATCGAGCAGGTCGTCTGGCACTAAATGACCCTGCCGTATATACGATTCTGCTTTTAGCCCTAATGATGTATGCATCTTGCGCTGGGTACGGAGAATATCGCCTGTTGAAACATGCAGGTAACCTGTCTTCTGGGCTAGAATTTCGCCTTGAGTTCCCTTTCCCGAAAAAGGAGCACCAAACAGTATGAGTATTTCCATGGCTCGGTGTTTATATTAAACCTCGGCATATAATACCGCTTAACCACTACCAAGTTAAAAAGAACTCACAACAAGTGCCACTATATTTTATAAAATCTTAATGTAAAAAGAGGAGCAAATGCTCCTCTTAAAAAGTTACCGCAATTCCACCCTTAAACCACCTCAGCGGTTGAGGAATATTTCCTAGATCGTAGTAGCGTTCGCCCAATACATTGGAAGCCTCTGCAAATATCGAGAAGGCTCTATAGGTGTACATCAACTTCGCATCTAGGGTAAAGAATGGAGAGTATGCAACCTCCACCCCATTGGGATTTGTATAGGTTCCTTTTCTATCCTGGTAGCACCCCCTAACGTTCAACGAAAGATCTTTTGCAAGTCCAACAGTTCCCGATAGGGTACCCTTATAGGTAAGGTAATCGAGCACGTACATGGATATATACTCGTTGCTACTCTTATCCTGAGTTTGATAGGTGTACGACGCTGTGATTGCCTTCAATACTTTACGGTTCGGATTATACGCAGCAGTAAGCTCAACCCCTGTTGTATGAATATCGGTAAGGTTTCGGGTCGTAGTTTTTGCATCGGTAGGCAACTTTACCCTATCTATTGAGTTATCGGCCAAACGACGATAAGCAACAACCTGCCCCATCCAAGCACCCTTCTCGTACTTAATGCCTCCTTCGTAGGTGATCGCCTTTTCGGGTTTTAGATTGGGATTTCCATCGTGAACTGCACTCTTATAGTACAAATCGGTAAACGTTGGCAATCGGTATGACTGGTTAGCTGATGCGAATACCTTTAAGCCAGAACCTCCAAAAATGTAGCTTGCATCAGTCCCCCAATACCAGCTGCTTCCAAAATCGTTGGAATGGTTAAACATTAAACCCGCCGAAAGAAAGAGGTTTTTGAAGCTGCAGGAATGCTCCAAAAAAGCGCTTGTGTTGAGCCTATCAACGCCATTCGTGTAAAATAGGTTAGTGCCAATAATTTTAACGGGTTTGCTTAGCGTATTCCCCAAAACGTTAGAGAGTATCTCCTCTTCGCGCAGCTCGGTTCCAACTAGTGTCTTTCCTAACAGCGAAAAAACGGTGAGTTTTAGGTTTCCCCCATAAATATCAGTTCTATGGTAGTTGTGAAACTTGTAAAAAGGCAGAGGATCGTATCGAAAAAGTTCAAAACGGTCGAAATGCCTACGCCAGTAACCGGTCGCCGAAAGGTTGAAAATGCCAAAATCTTTCCCCCAACGAAGGCTGCTAAAGTAGGTTTTGGTAGCCTCGTACTCGTTTGGATACTTTACAGAGTAAAAGCTATTAGCGCCAAATCCCTTATCCTGTACCCCTGTACTTAACTCTACATCGCCGATCTTTTTGTTTTTGTAGGTAAAGCTGCCGTAGTAGCTATTAACCTCAAAATCGGTATTATTTACGTAGCCCGAGGATTGCTGGCGGTTGGCAGACACAAATACGCCAAAATTGCCCTTACTGGCAGACGTTATTGCACCAAGCGAGAGGAATCCAAAATCGCCACCAGCAACGCTAACGCGCGTTTGATGATTAGTAGATGAAGCGGTTATAAAGTTGATAGCACCGCTAAAAGCATTTGGACCAAAGCTACGGGCTCCCGGCCCTTGAAGTATCTCAATTCGCTCAATTGCTGAAATGTCAACGGGCAAGTTTAGGTTATGATGTCCAGTTTGAGGATCGGTAATATTTACACCGTTCAGAAGAATCAGCACCTGATCAAAAGATCCACCTCTAACCGATATGTCGGCCTGAACACCAATAGGTCCGCGGGTTCTTATGTCTACACCTGCCGCATACGACAGAACATCAGCAACGCTATGGATAGGCGAAACCTTTAAATCTTCTTTAGTGATTGTCGCAACAACACGTGTAAGCTTCGAGAATGTATTCTTACGCTGGGTAGCTTTAACAATAACCTCATCAAGCTCTTTGGACGATGCAATAGCAGTCGTATCGTTTTGAGCCACGC
Protein-coding sequences here:
- a CDS encoding DUF3795 domain-containing protein, translated to MNIPADKKRIAYCGLYCGACRRLLNGKCPGCADNAKATWCKVRSCCISNGIASCADCKTVGHQRCKLFNNFMAKLFGVLFNSDRAKCIERIKEVGYLAYAVEMADSRMQTLKRK
- a CDS encoding GyrI-like domain-containing protein, with translation MELKIVESVLVCGIKVQTSLKSIMEFVGSTPDRLMAELAAQGIKPTGAQIWQYTGCDGNPETVFDLLICVPVEQRGQDRNGVAFLTLGSFRCACSMHEGSWNELGKAYEALMGEMVKGGLTMTTASREVYHRCDFENPQNCLTEIQLEVK
- a CDS encoding alcohol dehydrogenase catalytic domain-containing protein, which produces MKAVTFNPTENTFAVRDLPFPKLGSNDVLVKVKACGLTPYDAKISLWKHMVPGMTDSWVPGLDVSGEVVEIGKKVTRWKPGDRVLYHGYMLRPHGGFAEYAVQNEEAILHNPILPHDIAAATPYAGWTAFRGIKEMLNLRSADSLLIIGGSEEVGSFATQIASYIGVKKIIVTCPKENFSFVKEMGATHIIDQNKDDIVKKVMEYTDGIGANKAIDTIGPDYDIIAANALSFNGHLLELSGYVRPSKYDDAFLKSLSFHQFSIGGGYGYGIRGLLSILETGRCVMDLVERSLIDVPLKKIISLEEVPHHLMEMFRGKTVGKIVMEIKGK
- the arfB gene encoding alternative ribosome rescue aminoacyl-tRNA hydrolase ArfB; translation: MYSNIRNRDFLPELTFSASRSSGAGGQNVNKVNTKVELRFDIASSSILTEEEKNRLLTKLAKRLTQEGILIIVSQTERTQLKNKAQCLMKFYELLESALTVQKKRKQTKPTLASKAKKMENKKRQSERKASRRSIEY
- a CDS encoding adenylate kinase, with amino-acid sequence MEILILFGAPFSGKGTQGEILAQKTGYLHVSTGDILRTQRKMHTSLGLKAESYIRQGHLVPDDLLDELIEDEIIKCKKGKGIILDGYPRTINQAYTLHLLAQKHGVAIRRVLFLDVPHEVLIARGIHRGKTSDRIDDKDPDVMNKRIEIYHSETKPVGKYYVDRNLSVTISGIGEVEEVAERILASI
- a CDS encoding TonB-dependent receptor plug domain-containing protein gives rise to the protein MDFKSLKKERSAFMKVNLSSFLGFMLLSLVSVEGVAQNDTTAIASSKELDEVIVKATQRKNTFSKLTRVVATITKEDLKVSPIHSVADVLSYAAGVDIRTRGPIGVQADISVRGGSFDQVLILLNGVNITDPQTGHHNLNLPVDISAIERIEILQGPGARSFGPNAFSGAINFITASSTNHQTRVSVAGGDFGFLSLGAITSASKGNFGVFVSANRQQSSGYVNNTDFEVNSYYGSFTYKNKKIGDVELSTGVQDKGFGANSFYSVKYPNEYEATKTYFSSLRWGKDFGIFNLSATGYWRRHFDRFELFRYDPLPFYKFHNYHRTDIYGGNLKLTVFSLLGKTLVGTELREEEILSNVLGNTLSKPVKIIGTNLFYTNGVDRLNTSAFLEHSCSFKNLFLSAGLMFNHSNDFGSSWYWGTDASYIFGGSGLKVFASANQSYRLPTFTDLYYKSAVHDGNPNLKPEKAITYEGGIKYEKGAWMGQVVAYRRLADNSIDRVKLPTDAKTTTRNLTDIHTTGVELTAAYNPNRKVLKAITASYTYQTQDKSSNEYISMYVLDYLTYKGTLSGTVGLAKDLSLNVRGCYQDRKGTYTNPNGVEVAYSPFFTLDAKLMYTYRAFSIFAEASNVLGERYYDLGNIPQPLRWFKGGIAVTF